One window of the Roseovarius sp. THAF9 genome contains the following:
- a CDS encoding primosomal protein N' — translation MTYSGASFFETGQLVGVLTTQPLGRVLDYKAPEGGCHLGAFVEVPLGPRKVLGVVWGAGKGDYDLSKVRSVIRVLDAAPMREELQAFIQKAADYTLTPLPAMLRLATRAPGLGDPPSMQKIYRLGQGRPDRETEARRKVIAVLEEYGGLGFTLKEVSDMAGVTSSVVKGLVKQGVVREEDTPRDAPFPRLDPARPGAALTEDQAVAAEALRAGLRDGEFGTTLLRGVTGSGKTEVYLEAVAECIAQGRQALVLLPEIALTSEFLTRVQARFGVKPAEWHSGVTMTERRRIWKMVGQGQCQLVVGARSALFLPFQDLGLIVVDEEHDTSYKQEDGVLYNARDMAVLRGSLCAAQVVLASATPSLETWANAEAGKYRRLDLTARFGPAVMPELRAVDMRDERLPSNAWVSPTLRAAVEARLARGEQSLLFLNRRGYAPVTICRACGHQVGCDHCDARMVEHRFLKRLMCHQCGETKPMPEACPACEVEGKLAAVGPGVERMTEEAVALFPEARVATLSSDMFGSARALKAQIEEIAAGGADIIVGTQLVAKGHNFPNLTLVGVIDADLGLQGSDLRAAERTFQLMRQVAGRAGRAEKAGVALLQTFQPEHPVIRAILTGDEEGFWRAEAGERQHAGVPPFGRMAGIILSSTDMQEAFDIGNALARNDGKIRAVGAQVFGPAPAPIARVRGRHRVRLLVKAPKGVALQGALAQWIAPVKGSNQFRLAVDIDPQSFM, via the coding sequence TTGACGTATTCCGGTGCAAGTTTTTTCGAGACCGGCCAGCTGGTGGGCGTTCTGACGACGCAGCCGTTGGGCCGTGTGCTGGATTACAAGGCACCGGAGGGGGGGTGCCATCTGGGGGCGTTCGTCGAGGTGCCGCTGGGGCCGCGCAAGGTGCTGGGCGTGGTCTGGGGGGCGGGCAAGGGAGACTATGATCTCAGCAAGGTGCGGTCTGTCATCCGGGTGCTGGACGCGGCGCCGATGCGCGAGGAGTTGCAGGCGTTTATCCAGAAGGCCGCCGATTACACGCTGACGCCGCTGCCCGCGATGCTGCGGCTGGCGACGCGCGCGCCGGGGTTGGGCGATCCGCCGTCGATGCAGAAGATCTATCGTCTGGGGCAGGGGCGGCCCGACCGCGAGACCGAGGCGCGGCGCAAGGTGATCGCCGTGCTGGAAGAGTATGGCGGGCTGGGGTTCACCCTAAAGGAAGTGAGTGACATGGCCGGGGTGACGTCCTCGGTGGTGAAGGGGTTGGTGAAACAGGGGGTTGTGCGCGAAGAGGACACGCCGCGGGATGCGCCGTTCCCACGGCTCGATCCGGCGCGGCCGGGCGCGGCGCTGACCGAGGATCAGGCGGTGGCGGCCGAGGCGCTGCGGGCCGGGCTGCGCGACGGGGAATTCGGCACGACGCTGCTGCGCGGCGTGACCGGGTCGGGCAAGACGGAAGTCTACCTGGAGGCCGTGGCGGAGTGCATCGCGCAAGGGCGGCAGGCGCTGGTGCTGTTGCCGGAGATCGCGCTGACCTCGGAATTCCTGACGCGGGTGCAGGCGCGGTTCGGAGTGAAGCCCGCCGAGTGGCACTCGGGAGTCACCATGACCGAGCGGCGGCGCATCTGGAAGATGGTGGGACAGGGCCAGTGCCAGCTGGTCGTGGGCGCGCGGTCGGCGCTGTTCCTGCCGTTTCAGGATCTGGGGCTGATCGTCGTCGATGAGGAGCATGACACCTCCTACAAGCAGGAGGATGGTGTGCTCTACAATGCCCGCGACATGGCGGTGCTGCGCGGGAGCCTGTGTGCGGCGCAGGTGGTGCTGGCCTCGGCCACGCCCAGCCTGGAGACATGGGCCAATGCGGAGGCCGGCAAGTACCGGCGGCTGGACCTGACGGCGCGGTTCGGGCCGGCGGTGATGCCGGAGCTGCGCGCGGTGGATATGCGCGACGAGCGGTTGCCTAGCAACGCGTGGGTTTCACCCACCCTACGGGCGGCGGTGGAAGCGCGGCTGGCGCGGGGCGAGCAGTCGCTCTTGTTTCTCAATCGGCGGGGCTATGCGCCGGTGACGATCTGCCGGGCCTGCGGGCATCAGGTGGGGTGCGATCATTGCGACGCGCGGATGGTGGAGCATCGGTTCCTGAAGCGGCTGATGTGCCATCAGTGCGGCGAGACCAAGCCGATGCCCGAAGCCTGCCCCGCTTGCGAGGTGGAGGGCAAGCTGGCCGCCGTGGGCCCCGGCGTGGAGCGGATGACGGAAGAGGCCGTGGCGCTGTTCCCCGAGGCGCGGGTGGCGACGCTGTCGTCGGACATGTTCGGCTCGGCCCGGGCGCTAAAGGCGCAGATCGAGGAGATTGCGGCGGGGGGCGCCGATATCATCGTCGGCACGCAGTTGGTGGCGAAGGGGCATAACTTCCCCAACCTCACATTGGTCGGCGTGATCGACGCCGATCTGGGGCTGCAGGGGTCCGATTTGCGGGCCGCCGAGCGGACGTTTCAGCTGATGCGTCAGGTGGCTGGGCGCGCAGGGCGGGCCGAGAAGGCCGGGGTGGCGCTGTTGCAGACGTTCCAGCCCGAGCATCCGGTGATCCGGGCGATCCTGACCGGTGACGAAGAGGGCTTCTGGCGCGCCGAGGCCGGGGAGCGGCAGCACGCGGGCGTGCCGCCATTCGGACGGATGGCGGGGATCATCCTGTCCTCGACCGATATGCAAGAGGCGTTCGATATCGGTAATGCGCTGGCGCGCAACGATGGCAAGATCCGGGCGGTGGGGGCGCAGGTGTTCGGGCCTGCGCCGGCGCCGATTGCGCGGGTGCGGGGGCGGCACCGGGTGCGGCTGTTGGTCAAGGCACCGAAGGGCGTGGCCTTGCAGGGGGCGCTGGCGCAATGGATCGCGCCGGTGAAGGGCTCGAACCAGTTCCGGCTGGCGGTGGATATCGACCCGCAGAGTTTCATGTGA
- the fsa gene encoding fructose-6-phosphate aldolase — MKFFVDTADVDAIKELNELGMVDGVTTNPSLILKSGRDILEVTKEICDIVEGPVSAEVVAVEADQMIEEGRKLAKIADNIAVKVPLTWDGLKACKVLAGEGNMVNVTLCFSANQALLAAKAGATFISPFIGRLDDINLDGMDLIGDIRTIYDNYGYETQILAASIRTVNHATQSALIGADVMTAPPDVIKKMAAHPLTDKGLDAFLADWEKTGQKIL; from the coding sequence ATGAAATTCTTCGTAGACACCGCCGACGTCGACGCCATCAAGGAACTGAACGAGCTTGGCATGGTCGACGGCGTCACCACCAACCCCTCGCTGATCCTCAAATCGGGCCGCGACATCCTCGAAGTGACCAAGGAAATCTGCGACATCGTCGAAGGCCCGGTCTCGGCAGAGGTCGTCGCCGTCGAGGCCGACCAGATGATCGAGGAAGGCCGCAAGCTTGCCAAGATCGCCGACAACATCGCCGTGAAGGTCCCGCTGACATGGGACGGGCTGAAGGCGTGCAAGGTACTGGCGGGCGAGGGCAACATGGTCAACGTCACGCTGTGCTTCTCGGCCAACCAGGCGCTCTTGGCGGCCAAGGCGGGGGCCACGTTCATCTCGCCCTTCATCGGGCGTCTTGATGACATCAACCTCGACGGGATGGACCTCATTGGCGACATCCGCACGATCTATGACAATTACGGGTATGAGACCCAGATCCTCGCCGCCTCGATCCGCACGGTCAACCATGCCACGCAGTCAGCGCTGATCGGCGCCGACGTGATGACCGCGCCGCCGGACGTGATCAAGAAAATGGCCGCCCATCCGCTGACCGACAAAGGGCTGGACGCGTTCCTGGCGGACTGGGAAAAGACCGGGCAGAAGATCCTCTGA
- a CDS encoding DUF484 family protein — MSSKPEINDQMRDHIIAQPDVILEDQDLMRALIAANERAMGNNIVDLRGIAMDRLEARLERLEDTHRSVIAAAYENLAGTNQVHRAILRMLDPVEFEDFLKDLGGDVATILRVDCVKLVLESVQNDDDPAVKRLGDVLSVAEPGFIEQYLGARHSGPVRQVTLRQVHEGDARIYGREAEFMRSEACLLLDFGENRLPGLLVLGSEDPHQFSPQQGTDLLSFFAGIFERAMRRWLS, encoded by the coding sequence ATGAGCAGCAAGCCCGAGATCAACGACCAGATGCGCGACCACATCATCGCGCAACCCGATGTTATCCTTGAGGATCAAGACCTTATGCGCGCCCTCATCGCCGCGAACGAACGCGCGATGGGCAACAATATCGTCGACCTGCGCGGCATCGCAATGGACCGGCTCGAGGCGCGGCTGGAGCGGCTGGAGGATACCCACCGCTCAGTCATCGCCGCCGCCTACGAAAACCTCGCCGGCACCAACCAGGTGCACCGCGCCATCCTGCGCATGCTCGACCCTGTCGAGTTCGAGGACTTTCTCAAGGATCTCGGCGGCGACGTCGCCACCATCCTGCGCGTCGATTGCGTCAAGCTGGTACTGGAATCCGTCCAGAACGACGACGACCCCGCCGTGAAGCGCCTGGGCGACGTGCTGTCCGTGGCCGAACCCGGTTTCATCGAGCAATATCTCGGCGCCCGCCACTCCGGCCCCGTGCGTCAGGTCACCCTGCGCCAGGTCCACGAGGGCGACGCCCGCATCTATGGCCGCGAGGCCGAGTTCATGCGCTCCGAGGCGTGCCTGCTGCTCGATTTCGGCGAAAACCGCCTGCCCGGCCTGCTGGTCTTAGGCTCCGAGGATCCGCACCAGTTCAGCCCGCAACAGGGCACCGACCTTCTGTCCTTCTTCGCGGGCATCTTCGAACGAGCCATGCGCCGCTGGCTGTCATGA
- a CDS encoding tyrosine recombinase XerC, producing MISAAARDALQAWLDHHKSLRGASDHTLDAYARDVSGFLAFITQHKGESQGLGALAKLTVSDMRAWMAFTRGRDVGARSLARKLSAVKSFFRWLAERDGVDPAAVLAARAPKFQRKLPRPLSPDAAREVIETTEAQHPTTWIAARDQAVITLLYGCGLRISEALGLTGHALPVGDSLRIIGKGGKERIVPVIAPARAALARYLDLCPYPTEPDTPLFRGARGGALSPRAVQKLMASVRMQLGLPATATPHAMRHSFATHLLNAGGDLRAIQELLGHASLSTTQAYTAVDTARLMEVYNQTHPKARTPHKA from the coding sequence ATGATCTCGGCCGCGGCCCGCGACGCGCTTCAGGCCTGGCTCGATCACCACAAGTCCCTGCGCGGTGCGTCCGATCACACGCTGGACGCTTACGCGCGCGACGTGTCCGGGTTTCTGGCCTTCATCACCCAGCATAAGGGCGAGTCTCAAGGCCTCGGCGCGCTGGCCAAGCTCACCGTCTCCGACATGCGCGCCTGGATGGCCTTCACACGGGGCCGCGACGTGGGCGCCCGCAGCCTTGCGCGCAAGCTCTCGGCGGTCAAAAGCTTCTTTCGCTGGCTGGCCGAGCGCGATGGGGTCGATCCGGCGGCAGTCCTTGCCGCCCGCGCGCCCAAGTTCCAGCGCAAGCTGCCTCGGCCCCTGTCGCCGGACGCCGCGCGCGAGGTGATCGAGACCACCGAGGCCCAGCACCCCACCACCTGGATCGCGGCTCGCGACCAGGCCGTGATTACCCTCCTCTACGGCTGCGGGCTGCGTATCTCCGAGGCGCTTGGCCTCACGGGCCACGCCCTGCCCGTGGGCGACAGCCTGCGGATCATCGGCAAGGGCGGCAAGGAACGCATCGTACCGGTCATCGCCCCGGCCCGCGCGGCCCTCGCCCGCTACCTCGACCTCTGCCCATACCCGACCGAGCCCGACACGCCGCTCTTTCGCGGCGCGCGCGGCGGCGCGCTCTCGCCCCGCGCGGTGCAGAAACTCATGGCCAGCGTCCGGATGCAGCTTGGCCTGCCCGCCACGGCCACGCCCCACGCCATGCGCCACAGCTTCGCCACGCATCTGCTGAACGCCGGCGGCGACCTGCGCGCGATCCAGGAACTACTGGGCCACGCCTCCCTGTCGACCACCCAGGCCTACACCGCGGTCGACACAGCCCGCCTGATGGAGGTCTACAACCAGACCCACCCCAAGGCGCGCACCCCCCACAAGGCCTGA
- a CDS encoding phosphatidylcholine/phosphatidylserine synthase, with the protein MTLRMKALLVHLLTATGAVFAMLAMLAAIQEKWSLMFLWLVVAFAVDGIDGPLARKYDVKTNFPLFDGVLLDLIIDYLTYVFIPAFALFEFGLLPGWTGWVAIIIITYSSALYFADSRMKTKDNSFSGFPGCWNMLAIVLFAIEPNFWVSLTIVTLLAVSMFLPLKFIHPVRTKRWRWISLPMIIAWTFFAGWAAWVDFHPESWAHWGLVVTSVYLTLAGVAQQLIPERNA; encoded by the coding sequence ATGACCCTGCGTATGAAAGCCCTCCTCGTGCACCTGCTGACCGCCACAGGTGCGGTCTTTGCCATGCTGGCGATGCTGGCCGCCATCCAGGAGAAATGGTCGCTGATGTTCCTCTGGCTCGTGGTGGCCTTCGCGGTGGACGGCATCGACGGTCCGCTGGCGCGCAAATACGATGTAAAGACCAACTTCCCGCTCTTCGACGGCGTGCTCCTGGACCTCATCATCGACTACCTGACCTACGTGTTCATCCCCGCCTTCGCGCTCTTTGAATTCGGCCTGCTGCCCGGCTGGACCGGCTGGGTCGCGATCATCATCATCACATACTCCTCGGCGCTCTATTTCGCCGACTCGCGAATGAAGACCAAGGACAACTCGTTTTCGGGCTTCCCCGGCTGCTGGAACATGCTGGCGATCGTGCTCTTCGCGATCGAGCCCAACTTCTGGGTCTCGCTCACCATCGTGACGCTGCTGGCGGTCTCGATGTTCCTGCCGCTGAAATTCATCCACCCCGTGCGCACCAAGCGCTGGCGCTGGATTTCCCTGCCGATGATCATCGCCTGGACCTTCTTCGCCGGATGGGCCGCCTGGGTCGATTTCCACCCCGAAAGCTGGGCGCATTGGGGCCTTGTGGTAACGTCCGTCTACCTCACCCTCGCAGGCGTTGCGCAACAGCTGATCCCCGAGCGCAACGCCTAG
- a CDS encoding methylated-DNA--[protein]-cysteine S-methyltransferase yields the protein MESPVGPLRVTSDGASIVGLGWGQAGAAEARPELDEACAQLAAYFERRLQAFDLPLAPEGSDFQREVCAAMLAIPWGETREYGDIARALGVPAQAVGGACGGNSIPVIIPCHRVLGAAGLGGYSGAGGIETKVWLLRHEGAAGLLI from the coding sequence ATGGAGAGCCCGGTGGGACCTTTACGGGTGACGAGCGACGGCGCGTCGATTGTCGGTTTGGGCTGGGGGCAGGCCGGGGCTGCGGAGGCGCGGCCCGAACTGGATGAGGCCTGCGCACAGCTGGCGGCATATTTCGAGCGGCGTTTGCAGGCGTTCGATTTGCCGCTGGCGCCCGAAGGGTCGGACTTTCAGCGCGAGGTTTGTGCGGCGATGCTGGCGATTCCGTGGGGCGAGACGCGGGAATATGGCGACATCGCGAGGGCGCTGGGCGTGCCCGCGCAGGCGGTGGGCGGGGCGTGCGGCGGCAATTCGATTCCGGTGATCATCCCGTGCCACAGGGTCTTGGGCGCCGCTGGCTTGGGCGGCTATTCCGGCGCGGGCGGGATCGAAACCAAGGTCTGGCTGCTGCGCCACGAAGGCGCGGCGGGGTTGCTTATCTAG
- a CDS encoding OmpA family protein gives MGIALGLWSAGGVGALELTLPQGATMIREVRRAAEAYLVPTDVFADGQIPAIDAEGFFLQQAWRLDAPGLTSLQLQRPLRRQIIEAGYSIMLDCAARECGGFDFRFNTPVLPAPDMFVDLRDYRFLSARKEGDDGLSDYVTVLVSQVSGSGYIQVIRLAQSEAATGSLTAEDGAAAQETVTTGAMPDVVTGPLAERLLQSGHAVLSDLDFETGTVSLGPGPHPSLEALAAFLREDPERRVALVGHTDTVGTLENNTALSRRRAAAVLERLVSEYDIPRTQLEAEGMGYLAPVASNLTETGREANRRVEAVLLNTE, from the coding sequence GTGGGGATTGCGCTGGGCCTTTGGTCCGCAGGTGGCGTCGGGGCGCTGGAACTGACCTTGCCACAGGGCGCCACGATGATCCGGGAGGTGCGCCGGGCTGCCGAAGCCTATCTTGTGCCGACGGATGTCTTTGCCGACGGGCAGATCCCGGCGATCGACGCCGAAGGGTTTTTCCTGCAGCAGGCGTGGCGGCTGGATGCGCCGGGGCTTACCAGCCTGCAATTGCAGCGGCCCCTGCGGCGGCAGATCATCGAGGCGGGATATTCCATCATGCTGGACTGCGCGGCGCGGGAATGCGGCGGTTTTGATTTCCGGTTCAACACGCCTGTTCTGCCGGCGCCGGACATGTTCGTGGACCTGCGAGATTACCGCTTCCTGTCGGCTCGCAAGGAGGGCGATGACGGGCTTTCGGATTACGTGACCGTGCTGGTCAGCCAAGTGTCGGGCAGCGGCTATATCCAGGTGATCCGGCTGGCGCAGTCCGAGGCCGCGACCGGGAGCCTGACCGCCGAGGACGGCGCGGCAGCGCAGGAGACGGTGACAACCGGTGCCATGCCGGACGTGGTCACAGGGCCGCTGGCAGAGCGGTTGTTGCAGAGCGGGCACGCGGTGCTGTCGGACCTGGATTTCGAGACCGGCACGGTGTCCTTGGGGCCCGGGCCGCACCCGTCGTTGGAGGCGCTGGCGGCGTTCCTGCGCGAGGACCCCGAGCGCCGCGTTGCCCTCGTCGGGCATACCGACACGGTGGGCACGCTGGAGAACAACACCGCGCTGTCGCGCCGCCGCGCGGCGGCGGTGCTGGAGCGGCTGGTGTCGGAGTATGATATCCCGCGCACCCAGCTGGAGGCGGAAGGGATGGGATATCTTGCGCCCGTCGCCTCCAACCTGACGGAAACGGGGCGCGAGGCCAACCGGCGGGTGGAGGCGGTGCTGCTCAATACCGAGTGA
- a CDS encoding peroxidase-related enzyme (This protein belongs to a clade of uncharacterized proteins related to peroxidases such as the alkylhydroperoxidase AhpD.), giving the protein MSQDDLPTALNLPMADPLPEDTRKYFDVCQDKLGMIPNVLRAYAFDIEKLNSFTAMYNELMLGDSGLSKLEREMIAVVVSSINRCWYCQVAHGAAVRALSGDPALGEAMVMNWRAADLDARQTAMLEFAEKVTKASAETVEADRQALRDAGFSERDIWDIAAVVGFFSMSNRMASAVGMKPNPEYHGQAR; this is encoded by the coding sequence ATGAGCCAGGATGATCTGCCCACCGCCCTGAACCTGCCGATGGCGGACCCGCTGCCCGAGGACACGCGGAAATATTTCGACGTGTGCCAGGACAAACTGGGCATGATCCCGAACGTGCTGAGGGCTTATGCGTTCGATATAGAAAAGCTCAATTCCTTCACGGCGATGTATAACGAGCTGATGCTGGGTGACAGTGGCCTGAGCAAGCTGGAGCGTGAGATGATCGCGGTGGTGGTCAGCTCGATCAATCGGTGCTGGTATTGCCAGGTGGCGCACGGGGCCGCGGTGCGGGCACTGTCGGGCGACCCGGCCCTGGGCGAGGCGATGGTGATGAACTGGCGGGCCGCCGATCTGGACGCGCGGCAGACGGCGATGCTGGAATTTGCCGAAAAGGTCACCAAGGCGAGCGCCGAGACGGTGGAGGCCGACCGGCAGGCGTTGCGTGATGCGGGCTTTTCCGAGCGCGATATCTGGGATATCGCCGCCGTCGTGGGCTTTTTCAGCATGTCGAACCGGATGGCCAGTGCGGTGGGCATGAAGCCCAACCCCGAATATCACGGCCAGGCCCGCTGA
- a CDS encoding GNAT family N-acetyltransferase encodes MSGLPDAKTLYAVTEATWPAAEMFDAGPWTLRDGKGGGKRVSAATLREPGTPVGRDALPEAEAKMRKMGQDLLFMIRHGDESLDAMLRAAGYDVIDPVNMYVCPVDTLTAEDPPPVTTFDLWEPMAIQMDIWKEGGIGPARIDVMRRVEGPKTSLFGRTANRPAATGFVAISDGVAMIHALEVRQGERRGGLGRHLTHHAAHWAAGQGATHVSVLCTIANDAANALYSSLGMTLVGQYHYRIKKDGTTT; translated from the coding sequence ATGAGCGGGCTGCCCGATGCCAAGACGCTTTATGCCGTGACGGAGGCCACGTGGCCCGCCGCCGAGATGTTTGACGCGGGGCCGTGGACCCTGCGCGACGGTAAGGGCGGCGGCAAGCGGGTGTCGGCGGCGACGCTGCGCGAGCCGGGCACGCCGGTCGGCCGCGACGCGCTGCCCGAGGCCGAGGCAAAGATGCGGAAAATGGGGCAGGATCTGCTCTTCATGATCCGGCATGGTGACGAGTCGCTCGATGCGATGCTGCGGGCCGCCGGGTATGACGTGATCGACCCGGTGAACATGTATGTATGTCCTGTCGATACGCTGACTGCCGAGGACCCGCCGCCGGTGACGACCTTTGACCTGTGGGAGCCGATGGCGATCCAGATGGATATCTGGAAGGAAGGCGGCATCGGGCCTGCGCGGATCGACGTGATGCGCCGGGTCGAGGGGCCCAAGACGTCGCTCTTCGGGCGGACCGCGAACCGGCCCGCGGCCACCGGGTTTGTCGCGATCTCGGACGGGGTGGCGATGATCCACGCGCTGGAGGTCCGGCAGGGCGAGCGGCGCGGCGGGCTGGGCCGGCACCTGACGCATCACGCGGCGCATTGGGCTGCCGGGCAGGGGGCGACGCATGTGAGCGTGCTGTGCACCATCGCGAACGACGCGGCCAACGCGCTCTACTCTTCCCTCGGCATGACGCTTGTGGGACAGTACCATTACCGTATCAAGAAGGACGGCACGACCACATGA